The following coding sequences lie in one Sphingomonas sp. M1-B02 genomic window:
- the lnt gene encoding apolipoprotein N-acyltransferase codes for MSFRPLLIALATGLLSATGFAPLEWWPVALLCFAILLWLVHAAPTLKSALLRGWVFGVGHFTVGNNWIQHAFDYQDKMPPALGYAAVALLALYLAIYPAVAMGLAWRLARRPQPDMAFILTASAAWIVTEYLRGVLFTGYPWNPLGVLWLPTPITGIAAWIGTYALSGVAVFAAGLLTLAARRTYRPILIGAPLLLALGLLTSPLSAPTPAPAQPLVRVVQPNIGQEAVGDVDYPEQVLVKLLELSGRPGATPRLIVWPEGLVNYYVEDGYPDPRFYARGDPRWVRARIAALLGPQDVALISGTALFFDAKGELAGAGNSVWPLDISATLGPRYDKAHLVPYGEYLPMRTLLAPLGLARLVMGDVDFISGPGPRGLPLKGFGNAGIQVCYEIVFSGQVVDRANRPAFLFNPSNDAWFGRWGPPQHLAQARLRAIEEGLPVLRSTPTGISAVIDAQGRVLASIPLGQAGAIELPLPEPLPPTLFARLGNWLAFLVAGALLALAFAFRRLAS; via the coding sequence ATGTCTTTCCGCCCCCTCCTCATTGCGCTCGCCACGGGCCTGCTGTCCGCCACCGGTTTCGCCCCGCTCGAATGGTGGCCGGTCGCCTTGCTATGTTTCGCAATCCTGCTCTGGTTGGTGCACGCGGCGCCGACGCTGAAATCGGCGCTGCTGCGCGGCTGGGTTTTCGGGGTCGGCCATTTCACCGTCGGCAACAACTGGATCCAGCACGCCTTCGACTATCAGGACAAGATGCCGCCCGCGCTCGGCTATGCCGCGGTGGCGCTGCTGGCGCTGTATCTGGCGATTTACCCCGCCGTCGCGATGGGGCTGGCCTGGCGGCTCGCCCGCCGGCCGCAGCCGGACATGGCCTTCATTCTGACCGCGTCGGCCGCCTGGATCGTCACCGAATATCTGCGCGGGGTGCTGTTCACCGGCTATCCGTGGAACCCGCTGGGGGTGCTGTGGCTGCCGACCCCGATCACCGGGATCGCCGCGTGGATCGGCACCTATGCGCTGTCGGGCGTGGCCGTCTTCGCCGCGGGCCTGCTCACGCTCGCGGCACGGCGCACCTATCGCCCGATCCTGATCGGCGCTCCTTTGTTGCTTGCGCTCGGGCTGCTGACCAGTCCGTTGAGCGCGCCTACCCCCGCCCCCGCGCAGCCGCTGGTCCGAGTCGTCCAGCCCAATATCGGGCAGGAAGCCGTCGGCGATGTCGATTATCCCGAGCAGGTGCTGGTCAAGCTGCTCGAGCTCAGCGGCCGGCCCGGCGCCACGCCGCGGCTGATCGTCTGGCCCGAGGGGTTGGTGAACTATTATGTCGAGGACGGCTATCCCGATCCCCGCTTCTACGCGCGCGGCGATCCGCGCTGGGTCCGCGCGCGCATCGCCGCGCTGCTGGGACCGCAGGACGTCGCGCTGATCAGCGGCACGGCCTTGTTCTTCGACGCCAAGGGCGAACTCGCCGGCGCCGGCAATTCGGTCTGGCCGCTCGACATCAGCGCCACGCTCGGCCCCCGCTACGACAAGGCGCATCTCGTCCCTTACGGCGAATACCTACCGATGCGGACCTTGCTCGCCCCGCTCGGCCTCGCCCGACTGGTGATGGGCGACGTCGACTTCATCTCCGGCCCCGGCCCACGCGGCCTGCCGCTCAAGGGCTTCGGCAATGCCGGCATCCAGGTCTGCTACGAGATCGTCTTCTCCGGCCAGGTCGTCGACCGCGCCAATCGCCCGGCATTCCTGTTCAACCCTTCGAACGACGCCTGGTTCGGCCGCTGGGGCCCGCCGCAGCATCTGGCGCAGGCACGGCTGCGCGCGATCGAGGAGGGGCTTCCCGTCCTCCGCTCGACGCCGACCGGAATTTCCGCTGTGATCGACGCGCAGGGCCGCGTGCTGGCTTCGATCCCGCTCGGTCAGGCGGGGGCGATCGAACTCCCCCTCCCCGAGCCGCTCCCGCCGACGCTCTTCGCGCGGCTCGGCAACTGGCTCGCCTTCCTGGTCGCCGGCGCGCTGCTCGCCTTGGCATTTGCCTTTCGCCGTCTCGCAAGCTAG
- a CDS encoding hemolysin family protein — MADGPSSTGNGDSSQDGGIWRGIRTLLFGDDQEETLRDRLEEAIDEHEEDGVKGPAGDLAPIERQMLKNLLHFGERDAGDVGVPRADIIAVEEQTSFDDLVQLFAEAGHSRLPVYRDALDTVIGMVHIKDVFAILAKNAPHPPSIAEMMRQPLYVPQSMGALDLLAQMRGSRTHLAIVLDEYSGTEGLITIEDLIEEIVGEIEDEHDDAPMAMLVPIEGGGWDADARAELEDVAETVDPRLGEVDEDIDTLGGLAFVLAGHVPQVGECLKHDSGWTLEVVAADSRKVTRLRLHPPEKLAEPEE, encoded by the coding sequence ATGGCCGACGGCCCCAGTAGCACCGGTAACGGCGACTCTAGTCAGGACGGCGGGATATGGCGGGGAATCCGCACCTTGCTGTTCGGCGACGATCAGGAAGAGACGCTGCGCGACCGCCTGGAAGAGGCGATCGACGAGCATGAGGAGGATGGCGTCAAGGGCCCCGCGGGCGACCTGGCCCCGATCGAGCGGCAGATGCTCAAGAATCTTCTGCATTTCGGCGAGCGCGATGCCGGCGACGTCGGCGTTCCGCGTGCGGACATCATCGCGGTGGAAGAACAGACCAGCTTCGACGATCTCGTCCAGCTCTTCGCCGAGGCGGGGCATAGCCGCCTGCCGGTCTATCGCGATGCGCTCGATACGGTGATCGGCATGGTCCATATCAAGGATGTCTTCGCGATCCTCGCCAAGAATGCGCCGCACCCGCCGAGCATCGCCGAGATGATGCGCCAGCCGCTCTATGTCCCGCAATCGATGGGCGCGCTCGATCTGCTCGCCCAGATGCGCGGTTCGCGCACCCATCTGGCGATCGTGCTCGACGAATATTCGGGCACCGAGGGGCTGATCACGATCGAGGATCTGATCGAGGAGATCGTCGGCGAGATCGAGGACGAGCATGACGATGCGCCGATGGCGATGCTCGTTCCGATCGAAGGCGGCGGCTGGGATGCCGATGCCCGCGCCGAGCTCGAAGACGTCGCCGAGACGGTCGATCCCCGGCTGGGCGAAGTCGACGAGGATATCGATACGCTGGGTGGCCTTGCCTTCGTGCTCGCCGGCCATGTTCCCCAGGTCGGCGAATGCCTGAAGCATGACAGCGGCTGGACGCTCGAAGTCGTCGCCGCCGATTCGCGCAAGGTCACCCGCCTGCGCCTCCACCCGCCGGAAAAGCTGGCCGAGCCCGAAGAGTGA
- a CDS encoding PQQ-dependent sugar dehydrogenase has translation MLKRILILLALLVALAAAAWWLFARPDRAQLSEQAVTGRAPQLTPPRDEGFPTIGIAKPIGWEGGAKPTPAAGLQVAPFADKLDHPRWLYRLPNGDVLVAETNSPPREGGGITGWVMGLLLSRAGATAPSANRITLLRDTDNDGVADQRSALLTGLNSPTGMALVGNWLYIANTDALVRYPFTPGQTRISAAPEKIIDLPGGGNHWARNVVAAPDGKSLYVSVGSASNIAENGLDVEGPLYDGGSVAQGVKSRALILQVNPDNKSARVFAWGLRNPNGMAFEPVTGALWTVVNERDMLGSDMPPDYLTQVDFGAFYGWPWNYWGGYVDKRVSPQRPDLREYSKRPDFALGAHVAPLGLTFAADAQLGDRFAKGAFIGLHGSWNREPKSGYKVVYVPFADNGFPERQAKPIDVLAGFLSPDGKTTRGRPVGVITDARGGLLVADDVGNVIWRVSEAR, from the coding sequence ATGCTGAAGCGGATCCTCATACTCCTGGCCCTGCTGGTCGCGCTTGCGGCAGCCGCCTGGTGGCTGTTCGCCCGGCCCGATCGGGCGCAGCTGAGCGAGCAGGCCGTCACCGGCCGCGCGCCGCAACTTACCCCGCCGCGCGACGAGGGTTTTCCGACGATCGGGATTGCGAAGCCGATCGGCTGGGAAGGCGGCGCCAAGCCCACCCCCGCCGCCGGGCTCCAGGTCGCACCCTTTGCGGACAAGCTCGATCATCCGCGCTGGCTCTATCGCCTGCCCAATGGCGACGTGCTGGTCGCCGAGACCAATTCCCCGCCGCGCGAGGGTGGCGGGATCACCGGCTGGGTCATGGGCCTGCTGTTGAGCCGCGCCGGCGCGACCGCGCCCTCGGCCAACCGCATCACCTTGCTGCGCGATACCGACAATGACGGCGTCGCCGACCAGCGCTCGGCGCTGCTCACCGGGCTGAATTCGCCCACCGGAATGGCGCTCGTCGGCAACTGGCTCTACATCGCCAACACCGACGCGCTGGTCCGCTATCCCTTCACCCCGGGCCAGACCAGGATCAGCGCCGCGCCCGAAAAGATCATCGACTTGCCAGGCGGCGGCAATCACTGGGCGCGCAACGTCGTCGCCGCGCCCGACGGCAAAAGCCTCTATGTCAGCGTCGGCTCGGCCTCGAACATCGCCGAGAACGGCCTCGATGTCGAAGGCCCGCTTTATGACGGCGGCTCGGTCGCGCAGGGCGTGAAGAGCCGGGCGCTGATCCTGCAGGTCAATCCCGACAACAAATCGGCGCGGGTCTTCGCCTGGGGCCTGCGCAACCCGAACGGGATGGCGTTCGAGCCGGTCACCGGCGCGCTGTGGACCGTGGTCAACGAGCGCGACATGCTCGGCTCGGACATGCCGCCCGACTATCTGACCCAGGTCGATTTCGGCGCTTTCTATGGCTGGCCGTGGAATTATTGGGGCGGCTATGTCGACAAGCGCGTCAGCCCCCAGCGGCCCGATTTGCGCGAATATAGCAAGCGCCCCGATTTCGCGCTCGGCGCGCATGTCGCCCCGCTCGGGCTGACCTTCGCTGCCGACGCGCAACTGGGCGATCGCTTCGCCAAGGGCGCCTTCATCGGGCTGCACGGATCCTGGAACCGCGAGCCCAAATCGGGCTACAAGGTCGTCTACGTCCCCTTCGCGGACAACGGCTTCCCCGAGCGCCAGGCCAAGCCGATCGATGTGCTCGCCGGTTTCCTCTCGCCCGACGGCAAGACGACGCGCGGTCGCCCGGTGGGCGTGATCACCGATGCGCGCGGCGGACTGCTGGTCGCGGACGATGTCGGCAATGTGATCTGGCGGGTGAGCGAGGCGCGCTGA
- a CDS encoding type II toxin-antitoxin system VapC family toxin translates to MTLFVDASAMVAMLLDEPEKDWFTDELDRDVDRIWSGVARWETVVNLARVRKFDINEAEAKVDELSASFAIRIVPVSDTESRLAIQAYATFGKQRHPAGLNMGDCFAYACAKAHGARLLYKGNDFEQTDMAWSGA, encoded by the coding sequence GTGACGCTGTTCGTCGATGCGTCAGCGATGGTGGCCATGCTTCTCGATGAACCCGAGAAAGACTGGTTCACGGACGAGCTTGATCGGGATGTGGATCGAATCTGGTCGGGCGTCGCGCGCTGGGAAACCGTCGTGAATCTTGCCCGCGTGCGTAAATTCGATATCAACGAAGCCGAGGCCAAGGTAGATGAACTTTCCGCCAGCTTCGCTATTCGGATCGTACCGGTGAGCGATACCGAGAGCCGCCTTGCGATCCAGGCATACGCAACCTTCGGCAAGCAACGCCATCCCGCAGGACTCAATATGGGCGATTGTTTTGCCTATGCCTGCGCCAAGGCGCACGGCGCGCGCTTGCTCTACAAGGGCAATGATTTCGAGCAGACCGACATGGCTTGGTCCGGTGCTTGA
- the miaB gene encoding tRNA (N6-isopentenyl adenosine(37)-C2)-methylthiotransferase MiaB yields MKPTPKTFHVKSFGCQMNVYDGERMGELMAAQGLTATDDANAADLVVLNTCHIREKATEKVYSDIGRLRKHGRTPMIAVAGCVAQAEGAEIVRRAKVDVVVGPQSYHNLPDLVGKAVRGESALDTDMPAISKFGALPSRRKVSPSAFLTVQEGCDKFCTYCVVPYTRGAEVSRPFDAIVDEAKALVDAGARELTLLGQNVNAWDDAEGRGLHGLIAALDGIEGLARIRYTTSHPNDMREGLIRAHAEVGKLMPYLHLPVQSGSDRILKAMNRSHSRDSYLRLLDRVRAARPDIALSGDFIVGFPGETEADFEDTLTLIAQVGYAQAYSFKYSPRPGTPAAEMTDGFVPAEVMDERLQRLQAAIARDQAAFNAATAGRSCDVLIERTGKLPGQMLGKSPWLQSVHLITDAQVGDMVEVEIVRADPNSLAGIERIRAAA; encoded by the coding sequence ATGAAACCCACTCCAAAGACCTTCCACGTCAAATCGTTCGGCTGCCAGATGAACGTCTATGACGGCGAGCGCATGGGCGAGCTGATGGCCGCGCAGGGCCTGACCGCCACCGACGACGCCAATGCCGCCGATCTCGTCGTGCTCAACACATGTCACATCCGCGAGAAGGCCACCGAAAAGGTCTATTCGGATATCGGGCGTCTCAGGAAGCATGGCCGCACCCCGATGATCGCGGTGGCCGGCTGCGTGGCACAAGCCGAGGGCGCGGAGATCGTCCGCCGGGCCAAGGTCGACGTGGTCGTCGGCCCGCAATCCTATCACAATTTGCCCGATCTGGTCGGCAAGGCCGTGCGCGGCGAATCGGCGCTCGACACCGATATGCCCGCGATCAGCAAGTTCGGCGCGCTGCCGTCGCGCCGAAAAGTCAGCCCCTCGGCCTTCCTGACGGTCCAGGAAGGCTGCGACAAATTCTGCACCTATTGCGTCGTGCCCTACACGCGAGGCGCCGAAGTCAGCCGCCCGTTCGACGCCATCGTCGACGAGGCGAAGGCCTTGGTCGACGCCGGCGCGCGCGAGCTCACCTTGCTTGGCCAGAACGTCAATGCATGGGACGATGCCGAGGGCCGCGGCCTCCACGGGCTGATCGCCGCGCTCGACGGGATCGAGGGCCTCGCCCGCATCCGCTACACCACCAGCCACCCCAACGACATGCGCGAGGGCCTGATCCGCGCGCATGCCGAGGTCGGCAAGCTGATGCCCTATCTCCATTTGCCGGTGCAGTCGGGCAGCGACCGCATCCTGAAGGCAATGAACCGCAGCCACAGCCGCGATTCCTATCTTCGCCTGCTCGACCGGGTCCGCGCCGCACGCCCCGACATCGCGCTTTCGGGCGACTTCATCGTCGGCTTTCCGGGTGAAACGGAAGCGGATTTCGAAGACACGCTGACCCTGATCGCCCAGGTCGGCTACGCTCAGGCGTACAGCTTCAAATATAGCCCCCGCCCCGGCACGCCGGCGGCCGAGATGACCGACGGCTTCGTGCCGGCGGAGGTCATGGACGAACGCCTCCAGCGACTCCAGGCGGCGATCGCGCGCGATCAGGCCGCGTTCAACGCCGCGACTGCGGGGCGCAGTTGCGACGTGCTGATCGAACGCACCGGCAAGCTGCCCGGCCAGATGCTCGGCAAATCCCCCTGGCTGCAATCGGTCCATCTGATCACCGACGCGCAAGTCGGGGATATGGTCGAAGTGGAGATCGTCCGCGCCGACCCCAATTCGCTCGCCGGGATAGAGCGGATCCGCGCCGCCGCCTGA
- a CDS encoding VOC family protein, which yields MTLRPFHLAFPVHDLAAARAFYGGVLGCPEGRSSDQWIDFDFFGHQIVAHLDPAAKPVAVANEVDGHHVPVPHFGVVLTMPDWEALAARVEAAGVRFGIAPHVRFKGQVGEQATMFFLDPSGNALEFKAFGDDALLFAR from the coding sequence ATGACCCTGCGCCCCTTCCACCTCGCTTTTCCTGTCCACGATCTCGCCGCCGCGCGCGCTTTCTATGGCGGGGTGCTCGGCTGCCCGGAGGGGCGATCGTCGGACCAGTGGATCGACTTCGATTTCTTCGGACATCAGATCGTGGCGCATCTGGACCCTGCGGCCAAGCCGGTGGCGGTCGCCAACGAAGTAGACGGGCATCACGTGCCCGTCCCGCATTTCGGCGTGGTGCTGACGATGCCCGACTGGGAGGCGCTCGCCGCGCGGGTCGAGGCGGCGGGGGTTCGCTTCGGGATCGCGCCTCATGTCCGCTTCAAGGGCCAGGTCGGCGAACAGGCGACGATGTTCTTTCTCGACCCCAGTGGCAACGCTCTCGAGTTCAAGGCGTTTGGGGACGATGCATTACTGTTCGCACGCTGA
- a CDS encoding polyhydroxyalkanoic acid system family protein translates to MAEPITVDIPHKLGREAVRARLAGGVGKLADMFPGGGHVEQRWEGDVLHFTVSAMGQTIASRLEVFEDRVHAVVDLPPMLALFAAKIREKLKTKATTLLK, encoded by the coding sequence ATGGCTGAGCCGATAACCGTCGATATCCCGCACAAGCTCGGCCGCGAAGCCGTGCGCGCGCGGCTGGCCGGGGGCGTCGGCAAGCTGGCCGACATGTTCCCCGGTGGGGGCCATGTCGAGCAGCGTTGGGAGGGCGATGTCCTCCACTTCACCGTCAGTGCGATGGGACAGACGATCGCGAGCCGCCTCGAGGTGTTCGAGGACCGGGTCCACGCCGTGGTCGATCTGCCGCCGATGCTGGCGCTGTTTGCGGCGAAGATCCGCGAGAAGCTGAAGACCAAGGCGACGACGCTGCTGAAATAA
- a CDS encoding PhoH family protein, which produces MSRKPVQAQSGERSRAEVNFDKPQLLPQLFGEFDSNLLALEERLGVYIHARGQRVQIEGSAEAVAHAREVLQELHARVIRGEVIDTGLIEAVIAMSSEPMFTGIVKADLPGGGGAPPAIMIRTRKKTIVPRSAAQVHYMRELVSNDMIFALGPAGTGKTYLAVAQAVAQLITGSVQRLILSRPAVEAGERLGFLPGDMKEKVDPYLRPIYDALYDCLPAEQVERRIASGEIEIAPIAFMRGRTLADAFVILDEAQNTTPAQMKMFLTRFGQNSRMVICGDPNQTDLPGGPPTSGLNDAVGRLDGVEGISIVRFGVGDVVRHPIVGRIVNAYEGPGS; this is translated from the coding sequence ATGAGCCGCAAGCCTGTTCAAGCCCAGTCCGGCGAGCGTTCGCGCGCCGAAGTCAATTTCGACAAACCCCAGCTCCTGCCGCAGCTCTTCGGCGAGTTCGACAGCAATCTGCTCGCATTGGAGGAGCGGCTGGGCGTCTATATCCATGCACGCGGCCAGCGCGTGCAGATCGAGGGTTCTGCGGAAGCCGTGGCGCATGCCCGCGAAGTGCTCCAGGAACTCCACGCCCGGGTGATCCGCGGCGAGGTGATCGACACCGGCCTGATCGAGGCGGTGATCGCCATGTCGAGCGAGCCGATGTTCACCGGCATCGTCAAGGCCGATCTGCCGGGCGGCGGGGGTGCTCCGCCCGCGATCATGATCCGGACGCGCAAGAAGACGATCGTGCCGCGCTCGGCGGCGCAGGTCCATTATATGCGCGAGCTGGTCTCCAACGACATGATCTTCGCGCTCGGACCGGCGGGCACCGGCAAGACCTATCTCGCGGTCGCCCAGGCAGTCGCCCAGCTGATCACCGGCAGCGTCCAGCGGCTGATCCTGTCGCGCCCCGCGGTCGAGGCCGGCGAGCGATTGGGCTTCCTGCCCGGCGACATGAAGGAGAAGGTCGATCCCTATCTCCGCCCGATCTACGACGCGCTCTACGATTGCCTGCCCGCCGAGCAGGTCGAGCGCCGCATCGCCAGCGGGGAGATCGAGATCGCGCCGATCGCCTTCATGCGCGGCCGCACGCTGGCCGACGCCTTCGTGATCCTCGACGAGGCGCAGAACACCACGCCCGCGCAGATGAAGATGTTCCTCACCCGCTTCGGCCAGAACAGCCGGATGGTGATCTGCGGCGATCCGAACCAGACCGATCTGCCCGGCGGGCCGCCCACCTCCGGGCTGAACGATGCGGTGGGCCGGCTCGACGGCGTGGAGGGCATCTCGATCGTCCGCTTCGGCGTCGGCGACGTGGTGCGGCACCCGATCGTCGGGCGGATCGTCAATGCCTATGAGGGGCCGGGGAGTTGA
- a CDS encoding Fur family transcriptional regulator, protein MPRKIDLEALCHEKGLRITEQRKVIARVLSDAEDHPDVEKVYERASAIDPGISIATVYRTVRLFEEAGILDRHDFGDGRARYEPAPEAHHDHLIDVETGRVIEFVDPELELLQKQIAERLGFRLVDHRMELYGVSLDRKV, encoded by the coding sequence ATGCCCCGCAAGATTGATCTCGAAGCGCTCTGCCACGAAAAGGGACTGCGCATCACCGAACAGCGCAAGGTGATCGCGCGCGTGCTTTCCGATGCAGAGGATCATCCCGATGTCGAGAAAGTGTATGAACGCGCCTCGGCAATCGATCCGGGCATCTCGATCGCCACGGTCTATCGCACCGTCCGGCTGTTCGAAGAGGCAGGCATTCTAGACCGGCACGATTTCGGCGATGGCCGCGCGCGCTACGAGCCGGCGCCCGAGGCGCATCACGATCATCTGATCGACGTCGAAACCGGCCGCGTGATCGAGTTCGTCGATCCCGAACTCGAGCTGCTCCAGAAACAGATCGCGGAGCGGCTCGGCTTCCGCCTCGTCGATCATCGCATGGAGCTTTACGGCGTTTCGCTCGACCGGAAGGTCTGA
- a CDS encoding MucR family transcriptional regulator: MNISSDVEETLISLTADIVAAHVSNNSVAVSDLPQLIANVHGALAGLGEAAVEPEVKQEPAVSIRSSVKPDFIVCLEDGKKLKMLKRHLMTHYQMTPEQYRAKWNLPADYPMVAPNYAEQRRTLAKKIGLGTKRRKG; encoded by the coding sequence ATGAACATTTCGTCAGACGTTGAAGAGACGCTCATCTCGCTCACCGCGGATATTGTAGCTGCACATGTCAGCAACAATAGCGTTGCTGTTTCGGATCTTCCGCAGCTCATCGCAAACGTGCACGGCGCGCTCGCGGGACTCGGTGAGGCCGCTGTCGAGCCGGAAGTGAAGCAGGAGCCTGCGGTCTCGATCCGTTCTTCGGTGAAGCCGGACTTCATCGTCTGCCTCGAAGACGGCAAGAAGCTCAAGATGCTCAAGCGCCACCTGATGACTCATTATCAGATGACCCCCGAGCAGTATCGCGCCAAGTGGAACCTGCCCGCAGACTATCCGATGGTCGCGCCCAACTATGCCGAGCAGCGTCGCACGCTCGCCAAGAAGATCGGCCTCGGCACCAAGCGCCGCAAGGGCTGA
- the ybeY gene encoding rRNA maturation RNase YbeY encodes MLDVAALPEAPWPEGEWEPLALRAATAALEQSPFAEWLTSPTAIEIAVRLTSDDEVQTLNRQYRQKDKPTNVLSFPMVQPDLLDTVTQHSDDGEVILGDIVLAHGVCVAEAAERGISVEDHATHLIVHGVLHLLGYDHMGDGEAEAMEEMERAALASLGLHDPYPVRED; translated from the coding sequence GTGCTTGACGTCGCCGCCCTGCCCGAAGCCCCCTGGCCGGAAGGCGAGTGGGAGCCCCTAGCCCTCCGCGCCGCCACCGCGGCGCTGGAGCAATCCCCCTTCGCCGAATGGCTGACATCGCCCACCGCGATCGAGATCGCCGTCCGCCTGACTTCGGACGACGAAGTCCAGACGCTCAATCGCCAATATCGCCAGAAGGACAAGCCGACCAACGTCCTGTCCTTCCCGATGGTGCAACCGGATCTGCTCGACACCGTTACGCAGCATAGCGACGACGGCGAAGTGATCCTGGGCGATATCGTCCTGGCGCACGGCGTCTGCGTCGCGGAGGCGGCAGAGCGCGGCATCAGCGTCGAGGATCATGCCACGCATCTGATTGTCCACGGCGTGCTGCATCTGTTAGGATATGACCATATGGGGGACGGCGAGGCCGAGGCGATGGAGGAGATGGAGCGCGCCGCGCTCGCCTCGCTCGGGCTGCACGACCCCTATCCTGTTCGCGAGGACTGA
- a CDS encoding type II toxin-antitoxin system VapB family antitoxin, giving the protein MASLFIKDSRTAALVEELAQTMGTTKTEAVRVAVQGKLDEAQAAAAPVRRSAREILAEFHRNNPLPPPTGLKADKAFFDELSGDL; this is encoded by the coding sequence ATGGCATCATTGTTCATCAAGGATAGCCGTACTGCGGCACTCGTCGAGGAACTGGCGCAGACGATGGGTACGACCAAGACCGAGGCGGTACGCGTCGCCGTCCAGGGCAAGCTTGACGAAGCACAGGCCGCAGCTGCTCCGGTGCGACGCTCCGCGCGGGAAATTCTCGCTGAGTTTCACCGGAATAATCCTCTGCCGCCGCCAACCGGGTTGAAGGCGGACAAGGCTTTCTTCGATGAATTGTCCGGCGACCTGTGA
- a CDS encoding lysophospholipid acyltransferase family protein gives MSAPLNLAEQFRLWSRVAMLVGAVLLFVPLHYLWRLFRLPSPWPRHFLGTAARIVGARVTKIGTPLRRDVFYVSNHLSWIDILALGGASGTAFVAKAEIGTAPVVGWLAGLNRTVYVKRENRLGVADQINQLRDALEDAWAITIFPEGTTTDGKSLLPFKTPMLRVLEPPPPGVMVQPVLLDYGDAGEEIGWIGQERGVDNARRILSRRGSFALKVHYLEPFLPSDFPGRKAIAAESRRRIEAALVATLGHPLRPFAFAEEGIGYKNPPRNGEGDQPKANGGG, from the coding sequence GTGTCCGCGCCGCTGAACTTGGCGGAGCAGTTCCGGCTCTGGTCCCGCGTCGCGATGCTGGTGGGCGCCGTCCTGCTGTTCGTGCCGCTCCATTATCTGTGGCGCCTGTTCCGCCTCCCCTCCCCCTGGCCACGCCACTTCCTGGGCACCGCCGCACGGATCGTCGGTGCGCGGGTGACCAAGATCGGGACGCCGCTGCGCCGCGACGTCTTCTACGTCTCCAACCATCTCAGCTGGATCGACATATTGGCGCTGGGCGGCGCCAGCGGCACCGCGTTCGTCGCCAAGGCGGAGATCGGCACCGCGCCGGTGGTGGGCTGGCTCGCCGGGCTCAACCGGACCGTATACGTCAAGCGCGAGAACCGGCTGGGCGTGGCCGACCAGATCAACCAGCTGCGCGATGCGCTCGAGGATGCTTGGGCGATCACGATCTTCCCCGAAGGCACCACCACCGACGGCAAGTCGCTGCTGCCCTTCAAGACGCCGATGCTCCGCGTGCTCGAACCGCCGCCGCCTGGGGTGATGGTCCAGCCGGTGCTCCTCGATTATGGCGATGCGGGCGAGGAGATCGGCTGGATCGGCCAGGAACGCGGCGTGGATAACGCCAGGCGAATCCTCTCCCGCCGCGGCAGCTTCGCGCTGAAGGTCCATTATCTCGAACCCTTCCTGCCGTCCGACTTCCCCGGGCGGAAGGCGATCGCCGCGGAAAGCCGGCGGCGGATCGAGGCGGCGCTGGTCGCGACGCTCGGCCACCCCTTGCGCCCCTTCGCCTTCGCCGAAGAGGGGATCGGGTATAAAAATCCTCCCCGGAACGGGGAGGGGGACCAGCCGAAGGCAAATGGAGGGGGCTAA